A region of Lacinutrix sp. Hel_I_90 DNA encodes the following proteins:
- the porU gene encoding type IX secretion system sortase PorU: MKKILFITIVLLSSVVYSQQKKFNITWNASKTINTSGYTIAIPHFSPEENYSYSLSDGLQVVSQWKTNTYINEKSVQLSNVNYQPISKAELKALDLKTVPSKITVELKNAIARDKSFAVLKVSAIIKSATGEYKKVTSFTVNYKNATAANTALNRTNFPISNSVLNTGSWYKFAIDKSGVFRLSKSFLQQTGINVNAIDPRTIRIYGNGGRMIPYLNDINYPFDPVENAIKIVGEADGVFNDEDYILFYGVGPKGIVENPAINTNINPYQDIAYYYINIGSGPGKRINSMVEPSASASVQINTFQDYQFHEVDEFTLALVGRRWFGDKFDIEVNKSFSFNFPNLIVTEPVQFKVYTAAISSIATSFEVLVNNNFITNLPISGISSNDSNFAYEGNFNNNITISSDNVSVQINYNKAGNPSAVGYLDYISLEATRALTHAGNQLKFYNKSTAQTSGIGNYIISNATGVSEVWDITDTNNITSKVNENQASISFKANLGSLKTYVAVTPSDYYSAIAVSNPNVANQNIKGTIFKNAQGNFEDVDYLMITPSTHLSQAQRLAQINRTKNNLNVKVVTIESIYNEFSTGNSDISAIRNFVKYVYDNSSNPANRVKYLCLFGDSSFDYKGRISDNTYNMPLWNAYSSLNLTSSFISDDFYGMMDANEGTLATSDKLDIAVGRILADSPQRAKKMVDKIETYYSKAAFGNWRNNIIAISDDVDVAWERELQETTDEIADEITTQKPFINAVKIHADAYQQESSSGGDRYPAVTSAIADAIENGALVVNYFGHGGEDGLASERVFEKSDAEGLRNECKLTCFVTVTCEYTRFDNPLRVTAGELIYWNEKGGAISLITTTRQIFVSVGVTFNKKLEEYLFSYSDNDTYSDYEYPTMAEALRLTKIDPSVTNINQKNLVFYIGDPALKLAFPDPDVRLTKINDVPITQQTEVLSALSYAKLSGEVTDPAGNVLTNYNGKVVATIFDKTIQRQTLGNDNTTSGGQVIKLDYTTLGEVIFRGQVTVTNGAFDFDFIVPRDIGIPVGYGKVSFYASTDNPAKDQSGAAINTLQIGGINESAAEDNQGPVINVFMNDENFVSGGVTNESPTLLVKLQDENGINTASGIGHDIVAVIDGDEVNPFVLNNYYVTELDDYTRGNLSFPFRDLEPGLHTLSLKAWDVYNNSSTSELQFRVFNEDAHLIIENVLNYPNPFVNYTEFWFSHNSSENLDVSVQIFTISGKLVRTLNGSTNGAGIKSTASTSRDIVWDGRDDFGDKIGKGTYIYKLKVHSSATNKTVEKIEKLVIL, encoded by the coding sequence ATGAAAAAGATATTATTTATTACCATAGTATTATTAAGTAGTGTTGTGTATTCTCAGCAAAAGAAGTTTAACATAACATGGAATGCCAGTAAAACCATTAACACAAGCGGTTATACTATAGCTATTCCGCATTTTTCTCCTGAAGAGAATTACAGTTACAGCCTTAGTGATGGATTACAAGTGGTATCACAATGGAAAACGAACACTTACATAAATGAGAAGAGTGTGCAGCTTTCAAACGTTAATTATCAACCCATTTCTAAAGCAGAATTAAAAGCGTTAGACTTAAAAACGGTTCCTTCCAAAATAACAGTTGAATTAAAAAACGCTATAGCGAGAGATAAAAGCTTTGCAGTATTAAAAGTTTCAGCAATTATAAAGTCTGCAACAGGGGAATATAAAAAGGTCACTTCCTTCACTGTAAATTATAAAAATGCAACAGCTGCCAATACCGCTCTAAATAGGACTAATTTCCCAATTAGTAATTCAGTACTTAACACAGGTTCTTGGTATAAATTTGCTATTGATAAATCTGGAGTGTTTAGATTGTCTAAAAGTTTTTTACAACAAACAGGGATTAACGTTAATGCCATAGATCCCAGAACTATTCGCATATATGGTAATGGAGGGCGAATGATTCCTTATTTAAATGATATAAATTATCCTTTTGATCCTGTAGAGAACGCTATTAAAATTGTAGGTGAAGCTGACGGAGTTTTTAACGATGAAGATTATATCTTGTTTTATGGTGTTGGTCCTAAGGGTATTGTTGAAAACCCTGCTATTAATACTAATATTAATCCGTATCAGGATATTGCTTACTATTACATTAATATTGGTTCTGGGCCAGGAAAACGAATCAATTCCATGGTGGAGCCCAGTGCTTCAGCTTCAGTGCAAATAAATACATTTCAAGATTATCAATTTCATGAAGTAGATGAGTTTACATTAGCTTTAGTTGGAAGACGCTGGTTTGGTGATAAGTTTGATATTGAAGTGAATAAGTCATTCAGCTTTAATTTCCCTAACTTAATTGTAACAGAACCAGTTCAGTTTAAAGTCTATACTGCTGCTATTTCTTCAATAGCAACTAGCTTTGAAGTTTTGGTAAATAACAATTTTATAACAAACCTTCCAATTTCAGGTATTTCTTCAAATGATTCTAATTTTGCTTATGAAGGTAATTTTAATAATAACATAACTATTTCTTCAGACAATGTTTCGGTTCAAATAAATTATAATAAAGCTGGTAATCCAAGTGCTGTTGGTTATTTAGATTATATTTCTCTTGAGGCGACGAGAGCTTTAACGCATGCTGGTAATCAATTAAAATTTTACAACAAGAGTACCGCTCAGACCTCTGGCATTGGTAATTACATTATTTCTAATGCAACAGGTGTTTCTGAAGTTTGGGACATTACAGATACTAATAATATTACTTCAAAAGTTAATGAAAATCAAGCTTCTATAAGTTTTAAAGCCAATTTAGGGAGCTTAAAAACATACGTTGCAGTGACACCTTCCGACTATTATAGTGCTATTGCAGTGTCTAATCCTAATGTTGCAAATCAAAATATTAAAGGGACTATATTTAAAAATGCGCAAGGTAATTTTGAAGATGTCGATTATTTAATGATTACCCCCAGCACACATTTAAGTCAAGCGCAACGTCTGGCGCAGATTAATAGAACAAAAAATAACTTAAATGTAAAGGTAGTCACTATTGAAAGTATTTATAATGAATTTAGTACTGGAAATAGTGATATTTCAGCCATTAGGAATTTTGTTAAGTATGTCTATGATAATTCGAGTAATCCGGCAAATAGAGTAAAATATTTATGTTTATTTGGAGACAGTTCTTTTGATTATAAAGGAAGGATTTCTGATAACACCTATAATATGCCTTTATGGAATGCCTATTCGAGCTTAAATTTAACAAGCTCTTTTATTTCAGACGATTTTTATGGTATGATGGATGCTAATGAAGGTACTCTAGCGACTTCAGATAAATTGGATATAGCAGTAGGTAGAATACTTGCAGATTCGCCACAACGTGCAAAAAAAATGGTTGATAAAATAGAGACCTACTATTCTAAAGCGGCTTTTGGTAACTGGAGGAATAATATTATTGCTATTTCAGATGATGTTGATGTGGCCTGGGAGCGAGAACTTCAGGAAACTACAGATGAAATAGCCGATGAGATTACTACTCAAAAACCATTTATTAATGCTGTTAAAATACATGCTGATGCTTATCAACAGGAATCCTCTTCAGGAGGCGATCGTTATCCAGCAGTCACTTCAGCTATTGCAGATGCTATAGAAAATGGGGCATTAGTAGTTAATTATTTTGGGCATGGCGGTGAAGATGGTTTGGCCTCTGAGCGTGTTTTTGAAAAATCAGATGCTGAAGGATTAAGAAATGAATGCAAACTTACTTGTTTTGTTACGGTTACTTGCGAGTACACAAGATTTGATAACCCGTTAAGAGTTACCGCAGGAGAATTGATATATTGGAATGAAAAGGGAGGGGCGATTAGTTTAATTACCACAACACGGCAAATTTTTGTGAGTGTTGGTGTGACATTCAATAAAAAACTAGAAGAATATTTATTCTCTTATAGCGATAATGATACCTACAGTGATTATGAATATCCTACAATGGCAGAAGCTTTAAGATTGACAAAAATAGACCCTTCAGTGACTAATATTAATCAGAAAAATCTGGTGTTCTACATTGGAGATCCTGCTTTAAAATTAGCGTTTCCGGACCCAGATGTTCGTCTAACAAAAATTAATGATGTACCAATAACCCAGCAAACAGAGGTTTTAAGTGCTTTAAGCTACGCCAAATTGTCTGGTGAAGTAACAGATCCAGCTGGTAATGTATTAACTAATTACAATGGTAAAGTGGTTGCTACTATTTTCGATAAGACTATACAAAGACAAACACTAGGTAATGATAATACGACGAGTGGTGGACAAGTTATAAAATTAGATTATACGACTTTAGGTGAAGTTATATTTAGAGGGCAAGTAACGGTAACTAACGGTGCGTTTGATTTCGATTTTATTGTGCCTAGAGATATTGGTATTCCTGTGGGTTATGGTAAAGTGAGTTTTTATGCGTCAACAGACAATCCGGCTAAAGATCAAAGTGGGGCAGCAATAAATACACTACAAATAGGAGGTATTAATGAGAGTGCAGCAGAAGATAATCAAGGTCCAGTTATAAACGTCTTCATGAATGATGAAAACTTTGTCTCAGGAGGTGTCACTAATGAGTCGCCAACCCTTTTAGTTAAATTACAAGATGAAAATGGTATTAATACGGCTAGTGGTATTGGACATGATATTGTTGCTGTAATTGATGGGGACGAAGTGAATCCTTTTGTGTTAAACAATTATTATGTTACAGAATTAGATGATTACACCAGAGGGAATTTGAGTTTCCCTTTTAGAGATTTAGAACCTGGTTTGCATACACTTTCTCTAAAAGCTTGGGATGTTTACAATAATTCATCAACTTCAGAGTTACAGTTTAGAGTTTTTAACGAAGATGCGCATTTGATAATTGAAAACGTTTTAAATTATCCAAATCCTTTTGTGAACTATACAGAGTTTTGGTTTAGTCATAATAGCTCTGAAAACCTGGATGTATCGGTTCAAATTTTTACGATCTCAGGTAAATTAGTAAGAACCTTGAATGGTAGCACTAATGGAGCAGGAATCAAGTCGACGGCTTCAACTTCTAGAGACATTGTTTGGGATGGGCGTGATGATTTTGGAGATAAGATAGGTAAAGGTACCTATATCTATAAGTTAAAAGTACACTCCAGTGCAACAAATAAAACGGTTGAAAAAATAGAGAAACTTGTTATACTCTAA
- a CDS encoding folylpolyglutamate synthase/dihydrofolate synthase family protein: MTYIDTVNWLFSQLPMYQNQGKSAYKVDLSNTILLVNHLNNPEKKFKSVHVAGTNGKGSTSHMLASVLQEAGYKVGLYTSPHLKDFRERIKINGKEISKHAVIAFVKQNKTFFEVNSLSFFEMTVGLAFDYFAKQKVDIAIVEVGLGGRLDSTNVIIPEVSVITNIGLDHTQFLGDTLEAIAKEKGGIIKNGIPIVIGETQKETERVFKAYAEAKKSKLVFADQGSDIKYISDLKGSYQIKNRKTVVHVIDQLKHKGFIILDKHVQEGLLHVVKNTKLKGRWQIIQEKPKVIADIAHNKEGLTYTITQLLEEDFEKLHIVFGVVNDKDLDSIINLMPKKAIYYFCKPNIPRGMAVETLQSYFSQKEYVGKAYDSVNEAYKSALMNANSNDVIYVGGSTFVVAEII, encoded by the coding sequence ATGACCTATATCGATACCGTAAATTGGCTGTTTTCGCAATTGCCAATGTATCAAAATCAAGGTAAAAGTGCTTATAAGGTAGATTTGTCAAATACTATTTTATTAGTTAATCATTTAAATAATCCAGAGAAAAAATTTAAATCTGTTCATGTAGCAGGAACTAACGGTAAAGGCTCAACGAGTCATATGTTAGCTTCCGTTTTACAAGAAGCCGGCTATAAGGTTGGGCTTTATACATCACCTCATTTAAAAGATTTTAGGGAGCGCATAAAAATAAACGGAAAAGAGATTTCTAAGCACGCCGTAATTGCGTTTGTCAAACAGAACAAAACCTTTTTTGAAGTAAATAGCCTGTCTTTTTTTGAAATGACGGTAGGCTTAGCTTTCGATTACTTCGCTAAGCAAAAAGTTGATATAGCAATAGTTGAAGTTGGTTTAGGAGGTCGATTAGATTCTACAAATGTTATTATTCCAGAAGTCTCCGTTATTACAAATATTGGTTTAGATCATACGCAATTCTTAGGAGACACACTTGAAGCTATTGCAAAGGAAAAAGGGGGTATTATAAAAAATGGAATACCGATTGTTATTGGTGAAACTCAAAAAGAAACTGAGAGGGTCTTTAAAGCTTATGCTGAAGCTAAAAAATCAAAACTAGTTTTTGCAGATCAGGGAAGCGATATAAAATACATCAGTGATTTAAAAGGAAGTTACCAAATTAAAAACCGTAAGACAGTAGTTCACGTCATTGACCAACTTAAACACAAAGGCTTTATTATATTAGATAAGCATGTGCAAGAAGGTTTGCTACATGTTGTTAAAAACACAAAACTTAAAGGACGCTGGCAAATCATCCAAGAAAAGCCAAAAGTTATAGCAGATATAGCTCACAATAAAGAAGGGTTAACCTATACTATAACACAGCTTTTAGAAGAGGATTTTGAAAAACTACACATTGTATTTGGAGTGGTAAACGATAAGGATTTAGATTCAATAATCAATTTGATGCCAAAAAAAGCAATCTATTACTTTTGCAAACCAAATATTCCAAGAGGAATGGCTGTTGAAACTCTTCAAAGCTACTTTAGTCAAAAAGAATATGTAGGAAAGGCTTATGATTCTGTAAATGAAGCATATAAATCAGCATTAATGAATGCAAATTCAAATGATGTTATCTATGTTGGAGGGAGTACTTTCGTAGTGGCTGAAATAATTTGA
- a CDS encoding transposase family protein, with amino-acid sequence MDHYRELLKLILPEFLINHFDLVNNTKNGEVMHLYFEERNVTPKEEAKRILIAHGFHKEVTIQDFPLRGNTVYLHVKRRRWLDKTTKQVVQRDWNLVAQGTRMTNEFAAFLKEISQY; translated from the coding sequence TTGGACCATTATCGAGAACTACTTAAACTTATCCTTCCAGAATTTCTGATTAATCACTTCGATTTAGTTAACAACACTAAAAATGGCGAAGTCATGCATCTTTATTTTGAAGAACGAAATGTAACTCCTAAAGAAGAAGCTAAGCGTATATTAATCGCTCATGGATTCCATAAAGAAGTGACTATTCAAGACTTTCCTCTTAGGGGAAACACAGTGTATCTGCACGTGAAACGGCGTAGATGGCTAGACAAGACCACCAAGCAAGTGGTGCAGAGAGACTGGAATTTAGTAGCACAGGGAACACGTATGACCAACGAGTTCGCTGCTTTTTTAAAAGAAATTAGTCAATACTAG
- the gldJ gene encoding gliding motility lipoprotein GldJ produces MKKVIVSRILILLAVSLTLVGCGRSSGGSNTSRGTGWEINAKEGGFQYNTQFKEQETSPGLVFVEGGTFTMGRVQDDVMHDWNNTPNQQHLQSFYMDETEVTNLMYMEYLDWIKRVYPPEDENFRRIYDGVVPDTLVWRNRLGYNEVMTENYLRHPGYAEYPVVGVSWIQAVEYANWRTDRVNEMYLQQEGYLKQDSQYEATADANFNTDTYINSPTQTFGGNEEIIKPGKSRNIQVDAEGNETGVYASRQTGVISPKYRLPTETEWEYAALGLSEIRSYNVYRGRKKYPWDGQYTRSGKRKVRGDQLANFKQGKGDYGGIAGWSDDGADITAQVKSYEPNDHGLYDMAGNVAEWVADVYRPIVDDEFNDFNYYRGNVYTKNAISEDGTVTIVTTSGIVYDTLPNGRVIARDLPGEIAQVPVNENETYLRTNFDRSDNRNFRDGDRQSSRGYSQSFDDEVEGNENTAAVTRKMYNSPDHRVQYDSTGTLVREWDKSNRRTSLINDEVRVYKGGSWKDREYWLDPAQRRYFPQSMATDYIGFRCAMSRVGSKSKSKNKTKN; encoded by the coding sequence ATGAAAAAAGTAATCGTATCGAGGATTTTAATATTATTAGCAGTGTCGCTAACCTTGGTTGGTTGTGGCAGATCATCTGGCGGATCAAATACCTCCAGAGGAACAGGTTGGGAAATTAACGCCAAAGAAGGTGGTTTCCAATACAACACTCAGTTTAAAGAACAAGAAACATCTCCGGGTTTAGTATTTGTTGAAGGTGGAACATTTACAATGGGACGCGTTCAAGATGATGTTATGCATGATTGGAATAATACACCCAATCAACAACACTTACAATCATTCTATATGGATGAAACAGAAGTAACTAATTTAATGTATATGGAATACTTAGATTGGATTAAAAGAGTTTATCCACCAGAAGATGAAAACTTCCGCAGAATTTATGATGGTGTTGTACCAGATACGTTAGTATGGAGAAATCGTTTGGGTTATAACGAAGTAATGACAGAAAATTACTTACGTCACCCTGGCTATGCAGAATATCCTGTAGTAGGTGTTAGCTGGATTCAAGCTGTTGAATATGCGAATTGGAGAACAGATCGTGTTAACGAAATGTACTTACAACAAGAGGGCTACTTAAAACAAGACAGCCAATATGAAGCAACTGCTGATGCTAACTTTAATACCGATACTTATATCAACTCACCAACACAAACCTTTGGTGGAAATGAAGAAATAATCAAGCCAGGTAAATCAAGAAACATTCAAGTGGATGCTGAGGGCAATGAAACAGGTGTTTATGCTTCAAGACAAACAGGTGTTATTTCTCCTAAGTATAGACTACCAACGGAAACAGAATGGGAATATGCTGCATTAGGTTTATCTGAAATTAGAAGTTACAACGTTTATAGAGGACGTAAAAAATACCCTTGGGATGGACAATATACACGTTCTGGAAAACGTAAAGTACGTGGTGATCAATTGGCTAATTTCAAGCAAGGAAAAGGGGATTATGGTGGAATTGCAGGCTGGTCTGACGATGGTGCCGATATTACTGCACAAGTAAAATCTTATGAACCAAACGATCACGGCCTATATGACATGGCTGGCAATGTTGCAGAATGGGTAGCAGATGTTTATCGTCCAATTGTTGATGATGAGTTTAATGATTTCAACTATTATAGAGGTAATGTTTATACTAAAAATGCAATCTCAGAAGATGGTACGGTTACTATTGTAACGACCAGTGGTATCGTATATGATACTTTACCAAACGGAAGGGTAATCGCTAGAGATTTACCTGGTGAAATTGCTCAAGTTCCTGTAAATGAAAACGAAACTTACCTAAGAACAAACTTCGACAGAAGTGATAACCGTAACTTTAGAGATGGAGACAGACAATCTTCAAGAGGTTACAGTCAAAGTTTTGATGATGAAGTTGAAGGAAATGAAAACACAGCTGCGGTTACACGCAAAATGTATAACTCTCCAGATCATAGAGTACAGTATGATTCAACTGGAACATTGGTTAGAGAATGGGATAAGTCTAACAGAAGAACGTCTTTAATTAACGATGAAGTAAGAGTTTATAAAGGTGGTTCATGGAAAGACAGAGAGTACTGGTTAGATCCTGCACAAAGACGTTATTTCCCACAAAGTATGGCTACAGATTATATAGGCTTTAGATGTGCTATGTCAAGAGTAGGTTCTAAATCTAAAAGCAAGAACAAAACTAAAAACTAG
- the murF gene encoding UDP-N-acetylmuramoyl-tripeptide--D-alanyl-D-alanine ligase: MKIKDLYILFQDCDSACTDTRKVKKNDLFFALKGEHFNGNTFAEQALTKGAKYAVIDEAKYKTSDQYILVDNVLETLQLLATYHRTFLNIPIIALTGSNGKTTTKELINAALSQKYKTTATVGNLNNHIGVPLTLLSMTRNTEIGIVEMGANHLKEIAFLSAIAKPDYGYITNFGKAHLEGFGSVEGVIQGKTELYQYLKANNKVIFVNANDEKQMTLSQGPKVYTFGKENECEVTVNFIEAQPFVTCKFDNQIIKTNLIGAYNFNNVSAAICIANYFKVSAEAIKKALETYTPTNNRSQIVEKSGFKIILDAYNANPTSMGAALTNFGQLKDHYKIAFLGDMFELGNEAKKEHQTITDLASNLKIDEIILVGENFYKTESLSGKTKHYRSFEALKKDFKTPLDQGATLLIKGSRGMALERILDLL; this comes from the coding sequence ATGAAAATAAAAGACCTCTACATTTTATTCCAAGACTGTGACTCTGCATGCACAGACACCAGAAAGGTTAAAAAGAACGATCTATTCTTTGCTTTAAAAGGAGAACACTTTAACGGTAATACATTTGCAGAACAAGCGTTAACAAAGGGTGCCAAATATGCCGTAATAGATGAGGCAAAATACAAGACCTCTGACCAATATATCTTAGTTGACAATGTCTTAGAAACCCTTCAACTATTGGCCACGTATCATAGAACCTTTCTAAATATTCCAATAATAGCATTAACAGGGAGTAATGGCAAAACCACAACTAAAGAACTCATAAATGCAGCGCTTTCTCAAAAATATAAAACCACAGCTACAGTTGGTAATTTAAATAATCATATTGGTGTGCCTCTAACCTTATTGTCTATGACCCGAAACACTGAAATAGGCATCGTTGAAATGGGAGCAAATCATTTAAAAGAAATTGCGTTCTTATCCGCTATTGCTAAACCAGATTATGGTTATATCACAAACTTTGGAAAAGCACATTTAGAAGGCTTTGGAAGCGTTGAAGGTGTTATTCAAGGTAAAACAGAACTTTACCAATATCTAAAAGCAAATAACAAAGTAATTTTTGTAAATGCTAATGATGAAAAGCAAATGACATTGTCTCAAGGGCCAAAGGTTTATACTTTTGGAAAAGAAAATGAATGCGAAGTCACCGTGAATTTTATTGAGGCACAACCTTTTGTCACCTGTAAATTTGACAACCAAATTATCAAAACGAATTTAATTGGCGCGTATAACTTCAATAATGTTTCTGCAGCTATTTGTATTGCCAATTACTTTAAAGTCTCTGCTGAAGCCATTAAAAAAGCCTTAGAAACCTATACTCCAACAAATAATCGTTCGCAAATTGTTGAGAAATCAGGTTTTAAAATAATATTAGATGCCTATAATGCGAACCCAACAAGTATGGGTGCTGCACTTACTAATTTTGGACAACTGAAGGACCATTATAAAATAGCGTTTCTTGGAGACATGTTTGAGCTTGGTAATGAAGCTAAAAAAGAACATCAAACTATTACTGATTTAGCTTCTAATTTGAAAATAGACGAAATTATTCTAGTTGGAGAAAATTTTTATAAGACCGAAAGCCTTTCTGGTAAAACGAAACACTACCGCTCTTTTGAAGCATTAAAAAAGGATTTTAAAACCCCTTTAGATCAAGGAGCAACACTATTAATTAAAGGCTCTCGCGGCATGGCTTTAGAACGTATTTTGGATTTACTTTAA
- a CDS encoding alpha/beta hydrolase, with protein sequence MRKATILGCMFCIVFACKEEKQLQPLNLEEAMSSDQVAPIKTETITFPSLDGLPITADVYKVDNTPITMLLCHQAGYSRAEYTDTASKLNAMGYTVMAIDQRSGNEVDDVVNETAKLAKAQDLPTNYIDSRKDIEAAIHNIYKNNGNRQILIVGSSYSATLALLIANENEKVIAVAAFSPGEYFTGMHVQEMLKGLQKPVFVTSSKEESEALSQLVKEMSKTNLTHYIPNEKGIHGSRALWESTEGHVGYWNAFRAFLDQL encoded by the coding sequence ATGAGAAAGGCAACAATTTTAGGCTGTATGTTTTGCATTGTATTCGCCTGTAAGGAAGAAAAACAATTACAACCGTTAAATTTAGAAGAAGCAATGAGTAGCGATCAAGTGGCACCAATAAAGACTGAAACGATAACGTTTCCATCCCTTGATGGATTACCTATAACGGCTGATGTATACAAAGTAGATAACACACCCATTACCATGCTTTTATGTCATCAGGCAGGGTATAGCCGAGCAGAATATACGGATACAGCATCAAAGCTGAATGCTATGGGGTATACGGTAATGGCCATCGATCAACGTTCGGGAAATGAAGTTGATGATGTTGTTAATGAAACGGCAAAATTGGCAAAAGCACAAGATTTACCAACAAATTATATTGATTCGAGAAAGGATATAGAAGCTGCAATACATAATATTTATAAAAATAATGGCAATAGGCAAATACTCATTGTTGGTAGTTCTTATTCTGCTACTCTGGCTTTATTAATTGCTAATGAAAATGAAAAAGTAATTGCCGTTGCAGCTTTTAGTCCCGGCGAGTATTTTACAGGGATGCATGTTCAGGAAATGCTTAAAGGGCTTCAGAAACCAGTTTTCGTAACGTCATCCAAAGAAGAGTCTGAAGCACTTTCGCAGCTCGTAAAAGAGATGTCCAAAACTAATTTAACACATTACATACCAAACGAAAAAGGAATTCATGGTTCAAGAGCATTATGGGAGTCTACAGAAGGTCATGTAGGCTATTGGAATGCTTTTAGGGCTTTTTTAGACCAGCTTTAA
- a CDS encoding transposase produces MGHFYGVNGKKLGRQYKDHLSDFKDWKQKSHAKEWLIFPENIGSYLSIDETALSKGELYTIITNKKAKGKKGSIVAIFAGTKVEPIIEQLLKISAKKRARVKEITLDMANSMKTIAKKCFPKAIQVTDRFHVQKLALEALQDIRIKHRWDAIDLENELIKQAKLTNKNYNLQVFSKGDTRKQLLARSRYLLYKAPSNWTESQYLRSKIVFSEYPDIKTAFDLVQGLRHIFYSAKSIKIAYTKLAHWYREVEESGFRAFNTIANTIHINYRSILNYFINRSTNASAESFNAKIKAFRAQFRGVKNVEFFLYRLTTIFA; encoded by the coding sequence ATTGGTCATTTTTATGGTGTTAATGGAAAGAAACTTGGGCGACAATATAAAGACCATCTAAGCGACTTCAAAGACTGGAAGCAAAAGTCCCACGCTAAAGAGTGGCTTATCTTTCCAGAGAATATAGGAAGTTATTTATCTATTGACGAAACAGCTTTGTCTAAGGGAGAACTCTATACAATCATTACTAACAAAAAAGCGAAAGGTAAAAAAGGAAGTATTGTTGCCATCTTCGCAGGAACCAAGGTGGAGCCCATTATAGAACAACTATTGAAGATCTCTGCTAAGAAAAGAGCTAGAGTTAAAGAGATTACACTGGATATGGCAAATTCAATGAAAACGATAGCTAAGAAATGCTTCCCTAAAGCCATACAAGTTACAGACCGTTTCCATGTACAGAAACTAGCCCTTGAAGCATTGCAAGATATTAGAATTAAACACAGATGGGACGCCATAGATTTAGAAAACGAACTAATAAAACAGGCTAAGCTCACAAATAAAAATTATAATTTACAAGTATTTAGTAAGGGAGATACAAGAAAACAATTACTAGCAAGAAGTAGATACTTACTCTACAAAGCACCGTCTAATTGGACAGAAAGCCAGTACCTAAGAAGCAAAATAGTGTTTAGTGAATATCCAGATATTAAAACCGCTTTTGATTTAGTTCAAGGACTTAGGCATATCTTTTACTCAGCAAAATCAATAAAGATAGCGTATACCAAACTTGCACATTGGTACAGGGAGGTAGAAGAATCTGGATTTAGAGCATTCAATACAATTGCAAATACAATACATATAAACTATCGCTCTATCTTAAACTATTTTATCAATCGAAGCACCAACGCTTCTGCAGAATCTTTCAATGCTAAAATAAAAGCCTTCAGAGCGCAGTTTAGAGGTGTAAAAAATGTAGAATTTTTTCTTTATAGATTAACCACAATTTTTGCATAA